A single region of the Thioalkalivibrio nitratireducens DSM 14787 genome encodes:
- a CDS encoding type II toxin-antitoxin system ParD family antitoxin, which translates to MATMNVSLPDAMKAWVDQRSRSGRYSNASDYVRDLIRRDQERSAKIAQIQAMVDEALATGEGQRTMDEIEAEALSRIAAPK; encoded by the coding sequence ATGGCAACGATGAATGTTTCCCTACCCGATGCGATGAAAGCCTGGGTTGATCAGCGTTCTCGCTCAGGTCGATACAGTAACGCGAGTGATTATGTCCGTGACCTGATACGGCGCGATCAGGAACGTTCCGCCAAAATCGCCCAGATCCAGGCTATGGTGGACGAGGCGCTCGCCACTGGTGAGGGCCAGCGGACCATGGATGAAATCGAAGCCGAGGCGCTGTCC